The following proteins come from a genomic window of Gossypium raimondii isolate GPD5lz chromosome 5, ASM2569854v1, whole genome shotgun sequence:
- the LOC105765902 gene encoding 3-oxoacyl-[acyl-carrier-protein] reductase 4: MAAVTGSNVVALKPAARFADPTDRKFVQIRQWSPISGGFGSVQARLCIGLQCQSKRSFASPGVKAQVATVEQASIEAAQNVEAPVAIVTGASRGIGKAVALALGKAGCKVLVNYARSSKEAEEVSKEIESYGGQAVTFGGDVSKEADVEGMIKTAVDTWGTVDILINNAGITRDTLLMRMKKSQWQEVIDLNLTGVFLCTQAAAKIMMKKKKGKIINIASVVGLVGNIGQANYSAAKAGVIGLTKTVAREYASRNINVNAVAPGFIASDMTAKLGEDLEKRILETIPLGRYGQPEEVAGLVEFLAINPASNYITGQVFTIDGGMVM, from the exons ATGGCTGCTGTTACCGGATCCAATGTCGTCGCTCTAAAACCCGCCGCGAGGTTTGCTGATCCTACTGACCGAAAATTTGTTCAGATTCGGCAATGGTCTCCGATTTCCGGCGGATTCGGATCGGTTCAGGCTCGGCTCTGCATCGGTCTCCAGTGCCAATCGAAACGATCATTTGCGTCCCCCg GTGTAAAAGCTCAGGTTGCCACTGTTGAACAAGCCAGCATTGAAGCAGCTCAAAACGTAGAAGCTCCCGTAGCCATAGTTACTGGAGCTTCTAGAGGCATCGGTAAAGCAGTTGCGTTGGCTTTAGGTAAAGCAGGTTGCAAG GTCCTAGTGAATTATGCCAGATCATCAAAGGAGGCTGAAGAAGTTTCAAAAGAG attgAGTCGTATGGTGGTCAGGCTGTTACTTTTGGTGGAGATGTTTCAAAAGAAGCTGATGTAGAAGGAATGATAAAGACT GCTGTTGATACATGGGGAACTGTTGATATATTGATAAACAATGCAG GAATCACTCGGGATACTTTGTTGATGAGAATGAAGAAATCACAATGGCAGGAGGTTATTGATCTGAATCTTACAGGAGTGTTTCTTTGTACACAG GCAGCAGCCAAAATcatgatgaagaagaaaaag GGAAAGATAATTAATATAGCATCAGTTGTTGGTCTGGTTGGCAACATCGGGCAAGCTAACTACAGTGCTGCTAAAGCAGGTGTTATTGGTTTGACAAAGACTGTTGCAAGGGAATATGCCAGCAGAAACATTAAT GTCAATGCTGTTGCCCCAGGATTTATTGCATCTGATATGACAGCCAAGCTTGGGGAAGACCTCGAGAAGAGAATCTTGGAAACAATTCCCTTAG GAAGGTATGGTCAACCAGAAGAAGTTGCAGGACTGGTCGAATTTTTGGCCATAAACCCTGCGTCTAATTACATCACTGGACAG GTGTTCACCATTGATGGAGGAATGGTCATGTAA